GATATATTGTAAATTCAGCAGTTTTTATTACACTGCTTTTGTGTATTTTTTTTTCATTGTTAGGATAAAATTCTTTTTTTGTATATTGTGATTCTCCGTTGTCATGTGTAAAGAGGTCTTTGTTTTTGTATTTTGTAAATTCTTCTTTAAGTGTTAAAATAGCATTTTCATTATTCATTAATTTTTCATTTAATATATTTATTTTGTCTTGCTTTTGTTGAATTGTATCTTTATTCTCTTCATATAATTCTGCATTTTTATCAATTTTGTCTTTTAGTGCATTGATTACTTTTTCTATTGAAGATAAATTGTTTTCTATATTTTTTAAGCTAGTATCATGATTATTTTTTAAGTCTATTAATTCTTTTTGAAATGCTAATAAGGTGTCTTTGTTATTATTGATTTTATCATCCAGCTCACTTAATTTGTGAGTATTGTTGTTAAGAGTATCTTTGTTGTTATTGATTTTATCATCCAGCTCACTTAATTTGTGAGTATTGTTGTTAAGAGTATCTTTATTATTATTGATTTTATCATCCAGCTCACTTAATTTGTGAGTATTATTGTTAAGAGTATCTTTATTATTATTGATTTTATCATCCAGTTCACTTAATTTGTGAGTATTGTTGTTAAGAGTATCTTTGTTATTATTGATTTTATCATCCAGTTCACTTAATTTGTGAGTATTGTTGTTAAGAGTATCTTTGTTGTTATTGATTTTATCACCCAGCTCATTTAATTTGTGAGTATTGTTGTTAAGAGTATCTTTGTTGTTATTGATTTTATCACCCAGTTCACTTAATTTGTGAGTATTGTTGTTAATAGTATCTTTATTGTTATTGATTTTATTGTCCAGTTCACTTAATTTGTGAGTATTGTTGTTAATAGTATCTTTATTGTTATTGATTTTATTGTCCAGTTCACTTAATTTGTGAGTATTGTTGTTAAGAGTATCTTTGTTATTATTGATTTTATTGTCCAGTTCACTTAATTTGTGAGTATTATTGTTAAGAGTATCTTTGTTATTATTGATTTTATTGTCCAGTTCACTTAATTTGTGAGTATTGTTGTTAAGAGTATCTTTGTTATTATTGATTTTATTGTCCAGTTCACTTAGGATTTGGGTTTCTGAATTGAAATATTCCTGTTCTTGAGCATGCATATCATATGTGTTTTTTTCAGGTGGATAATTATATTCTTCATTTGATATATATTCATTTTGGTTTTCTTCATATTCTTGATCATTGTTGTAATGATTGTTTTTTGATTGAGGAGCATGATTAAATAAGTTTTCTTTTGTGTTAATTAGATTTTTTATCTTTTCAATGATTTCTTTTAAGCTTTTTGTTAAAATTTCGTATTCTTCATTCTTGTTTTTTATTGATTTTATATTTGTGTGACTTAAAAGATTTTCTATATTTTCTATTTTTTTCTCATAGTTTTCAATTCTAAGTTTTAAGTTATCTATATCTTTTATGAACCAATCGTCTATATTTTCTTGTTCTGAGTAAAAATTTTTTGTGTTTAAACTTTGTGGATATTGTAACTCTTCATTTGTTAAGATATTATTTCTTGTTTTTCTGTTATCTGAAACTTTAAATTTATTTGATTTTTTACTTGGTGCATTTGAGTTGTTATCTTTTGAAATTTCATTTTTCTTATGATAGATTATCTCTTCTTCGTTGTCAAAATCTTCACTTAAGTCTTCTTTGGGAATATAAACCTTTGAGTGATTCATTATATAGTGAGTTATATTTTTTTTGGACTCCCCAAAAAGTAATGTACAAGAGAGCAACATAAAAGTTTTAGAGAGCATTGAAAGTATCTTTTTACTCATAAACACCCTGTTGTTAATATTATTTGATATTCATTCTTAATTTTGATATTATCATACTTTATAAAATTTATCAAAAGAAAATATATATATATATATAATAACATTAAAATAATATAATCGTTGAGCCCTATACTTTAATTTCTGGGATATCATTAATTGAGTAAATTAAATTGTTACATCATGTTTTGGTTTCAATAGTAATTTTGTTGGTATTGTGCCATAATGATACAAATAGAAGATAAATTATGAATTTTTGCCTCCTTATTTTATTTAATTATTTATGAAGCTAAAGAATATGGAAGAAGTTTGGGCTTTGCCAGTTTGTTGTAATATCAAGAATTCTATCATTGAAGATTTTAAGATTTTAGATAAATATAAAGATCAGGTTTTTAATATAAGTTATAAAGATGATATTACCTTAAAAGTCATCGATGCTGTTGATTCTAATGAATTTGATTTAAAACTTTTTGATAATAAAATAAATTTTGAAGGACAAATTCCTTTGGTTTTATATTCTGATAGCTTAGACTCTTTAGTAGAAGCAGAAGCAAGTGTTGTTTTTGAATTAAAAGTCATTGAGCAAAACGGTGTTTATTTTGATTCAGGATTAAAAGAATTGGGTGAGTTTAAAATTTATAATTCTTATTATGAGTTTTCAGACTGTTTGAATTATTGCAGTGATGTTATTTTAGTTAAAGTATGCTTTAAGGATGATAGTTTAGTCATTGATGCAGACCTTGATAATATTGCACTTGTAAAGCAAATTATTAGTGATAATTTTTGTATTGCTAAAGATAAGATCATTATCAATCCTATTAATAATAATTGTGTTAATGTTTTGTTTTCAGTTTCGTTTAATGCCGTCTTACAAGGCATAATAATTGCTAAAAAACTTGGGCTGAAGGTTAATGTTCTTTATTATAAGAGACATTTTTTAATGGCACAATCTTTAAACTTAAAGTTTTCAGCTGTTAATTATTTATCATCAGAAAATAAGCTTGATAAGATTATGTTAGATCTTGAAATCAACAGACCATTACACTTTTTATATAAATTTTATTTTGATTACCTCAGGCATATTTTTGATAATTTATTTTTTGATGTGTGTATACATTTTAATTTTATATCGACTACAAGTAATGCTGTGTTTTTTTATGATAATTATTTTTTATTTGGAATTGCTGTTTATAATTTTATTTATTCAAATTTTTATAATCTTGCAGTTAGTTTGTCAATTGAACCTCTTAGTTATTTACTCAGCTATGTTAAGAGTGAATATAATGTTTTTTTCAAACTTTTTAAAGAGATGGATTTGAAAAATTCTATCATGCGCAAGTCATCTGCTATAAGTTTAAAGAATGAATATAATATTTTTGATGTGAGAAGAAAAGGTATAGGATTTGCCTTTTTAAATCTGGACCCTTATCGAGATTCTGCTCTCTTAGGTGGGAATCAAACTGTTTCTATGAGTTTACATAAGGATAAATTAGATGTATTTATTCCTTATAAAATTATGGATATCAACTTAATGAACTATTTAAGGAATACTTTAGCTAGGACTTTTAGCTTATCTTATAGTAATGTAAATTTTATTGTTAGTGATGTTTTTATAGATGATGTTGGACTTTATAGTACGTTGATTAAAGAATCTTACATTATTGAAAGAGAAGTTTTGGCTATTAAGGATGTGCTTGTCATGATGATCGGTGAGAATTTTAGGGGAGAATATCCTGTTGTAGCTGGTCAAGATTTTGTTATGGATATAGATAAGAAATTTAATGTTGCTTGTTCTCTTGAAATTGATATAGAAATATATTCTTTTAATATTGTGTTTAGTAATGTGAATTTTTTTGTTGAAAACGGTAAGTTTGATAAACTTAGGATAAATAATAAGCGTATATTTTCAATTTTTAGTTTGGCAGTTGATTATGTTTTTGGAAATATTACTTATGATATTGTTGATTCTGTGGATCTTGAGTTTATTGAAGATGGTGAATTTGTTTTTTCTTTTAGAATATTATTTATTGCATCTGTTTGTGCAATAAAAACAGCTTTAATCCAGGCTTTTGACTTCAATATCTGTAAGACCCCTATTGATCTTAAGGATATTTTAGATAATTGGAGTATACGAATTGATACTAATTAGCTTTAATTTAAATGGAGAGACTCTTTCAAAAAGTATTAAGCTTCCTTTAAGTACTAAAGAGCTTTTGATAAGTATTTTTTATTCAGGCAATCAAAGTTTTATTGAAAATATGAATAAAAAATTCTCATTAGTGCTCTTAGACTTAAAGCCTGTATATTCGTCTTTAGTTTCAGCCTTTATGTTAAATGGGCGTAGCATCATTACTGTTGAGGGATTGCAAAATACAACTTTTTATGAAACCTTAGTTAAGGTTTTATTAGAAAATGATTTTGGGTTTTGTACAAATTGTTTTTCATCTAATGCATTATTATTTTATTATCTTTTAAAACGTAAAGTTATAATTAGGGCTGATATTTTAGGGTATTATAATACATTAAAGTGTAATTGTCTTGATGTTAATACTTTTTTAGATCTTTATTTGAGATTGGAAGAGTTAGAGAGGAAATGAGAGGTGTGAAGGTATATTATCCAGAAAATTTTAATACACTTGTTAATTTATTTAAGGAAGATTCAAACAATTATATAGTTTATAATGAGATTGATTTTCATAAAAATGCTGAAATTTTTATGAAAAATGAAATTTCTGATAATTTTTTTATAATTAATAACTTTGAAAGATTTAATAAAGTTTCTCTTAAGAGTAATTTTTTAGAAATGGGGCCATGTGTTACTTATGATACAATATTGCAGTTTGGAGAGAGAAATATTCCAAGGTTGTTTTATGAATTTATTTCAAGACTAAATGATAGGATATATCTGAATAGTATTAATATTGCTAATGGATTTTATTATAAAAACACAGTATTTGATTTATATCCTTTATTGTTAAGTCTTGATGCTCAGCTTGAATTTAAAAATATTTTAACCAAAAAAACTTATACTTATAATGCTTACAGTATTAACAGGGATGATTATATACAAAGTCGCCATACTTTATTTTTAAGTAAATTAAAATTTCCAATCACAAATTTATGGAATAAGAGTTTTTGTAGCAGAATATTTGTTGATACTTTTTCATTTGATATTTTAGAAGAGGCAAACATTATTTTTATTTGCGTTCTTTTAAATATTAAAAGAGATATTATAAGTGATTTTTTGATGAAGATATTTTATAATGACAAGGTTATTACTTTAAGGGATTTTCAAGTTTTACTTCTTAATAAATCTTTACCTTTATCTTTAATTGAAATTGAAGATTCTCTTAAGATGCTGGATAAAAATATTCGTGATGTTAAAAACTTTAGTTTAGGGGAGAGAAGTTTAAGACTTATAAAAAATTTTTATTTCGATATATTATCTAGTTTTTAGTCTTGTAAAAGTTAGCATTATTAAATAATTGCTGGTTTTTTGGCATAGTTTTAATGTAAAAGCAATAGAATTAATTTATCAATTTGTTTTTATGCATTATAATATTTATTTGTTAATAACTTAATCAAAAAATAATTATTCAAATAAGGGGCTTAAGTTTATGGTAAAAAAAGAAGCTACAATTAATGCCGTTAATGGCTTGCATGTTAGACCAGCGTCAACGTTTGTCAAAAAAGCTAAGGAGTATGCTAGTGATATAACTATTGAAGCTGATGGAAAATCTGTTAGTGGAAAAAGTTTATTTCGATTACAAACACTAGAATTATCTTCTGGTAAGAAGCTTGTGGTTTGTGCTGATGGTGATGATGAAGAAAAGGCTGTTACTGAACTTGTTGAGCTCATTGAATCTTTTAAAGAATAGGTATGGAAGGTTTATATGACTTTATCGGGGAAAAGAATATCTAAAGGAATAGGTGTAGGAGAGGCTCTTTTTATTAAAAAGGATTTTGATAAATTTATTGATAAATCAAAAATTGCTTCTTTACAAATTGATGATGAGATAAAAAAATTTAATGATGCTAAATCAAAAGCTATATCTGCACTTAAAGAGCTTACAAAGAAGGCTGTGGCTCAACTTGGTGCTGATAAGGAAGGTATTTTTGAAGGACAGATATTAGTGATTGAGGATGATGAACTTTCTGATTCTGTTACAAGTTTTATTAAGAATGAAAATTATTGCGCTGCTTATGCTGTTTATATGTCTTTTAAAGAATTAATTGCGAGTGTAGAAGAATATACAGATGCTTATTTAAAAGAGAGAGCTTCTGATTTTAAAGATATTAGAAATAGGCTTATTTCAAATATTTTAGATCAGGTGACTGATCTCTCTGAGGTTAAAAGAGATGTGGTTCTGATTACTGAAGAATTGACGCCTTCTGATACAATGCAGGTTGATTTAAGTTATGTTAAGGGGTTTGTGACTACAGTTGGTGGTGAGACTTCTCATGCTGCTATTTTGGCAAGGACAATGGGACTTCCTGCTCTTGTGATGACACCTTTGGATATTGCTAAAATTAAAGAAGGTGAGCAGTTGATAATTGATGGATTGTCTTCAATAATTATTGGTAATCCTTCATCCAGTGAACTAGATAAATATGCACATAAGATATTAGAGTATAATGAGTATGAGCGAGAGCTTTTCGCATTAAAAAACCAAGATGCAAAGACAAAAGACGGTATTAAAATATCTCTGAAGGCTAATATTGGAACTCCTACAGATGTTTTTTATGTTAATAAATATGGGCTTGATGGTATAGGGCTTTTTAGGACAGAATTTTTATATATGGAGTCTGTAAAGCCTCCAACGGAGGATGAACAATTTGAGGCCTATAAGAGAGTTGTAGACACTATTGAGAAAAAAGGTGTTGTTACTATTCGTACTCTTGATATTGGAGGAGATAAGGAGATTCCATATTTTAAATTCCCAAAGGAAGATAATCCTTTTCTAGGGTATCGTGCTCTTAGGATGTATATGGACTATGAGGATTTAATACAAAGTCAATTTAATGCGATTTTTAGGGCTAGTCATTATGGCAAGATAAGAATCATGGTTCCTATGCTTACTAGATATGAGGAACTTGATATAGTGAATTATTTTATAAATAAAGCTAAAACAAATTTAAAGTCTAGGAATTTGCCTTTTGATGAAAATTTGGAAGTTGGTTGTATGATAGAAGTTCCTTCAGCGGCTTTAATGGCATCTGACTTTGCTGACAAATTGGATTTCTTTAGTATTGGTACTAATGATTTAACCCAATATACCTTGGCTGTAGATAGGGGTAATCAAAAGATATCAAATTTATACGATAAATATAATCCTGCTGTATTAAGGCTGATTAAGAATGTTCTTGATGCTGGTAATAATTTTGATATTGATGTTTCTGTTTGTGGTGAGCTTGGGGGAGATGAGGCTGGAGCTTTAATTCTTATTGGGCTTGGATTTAGATCTTTAAGTATGGTTCCTAGTGCTTCACTTAGAATTAAGTATTTGC
This portion of the Borrelia turicatae 91E135 genome encodes:
- the ptsP gene encoding phosphoenolpyruvate--protein phosphotransferase — protein: MTLSGKRISKGIGVGEALFIKKDFDKFIDKSKIASLQIDDEIKKFNDAKSKAISALKELTKKAVAQLGADKEGIFEGQILVIEDDELSDSVTSFIKNENYCAAYAVYMSFKELIASVEEYTDAYLKERASDFKDIRNRLISNILDQVTDLSEVKRDVVLITEELTPSDTMQVDLSYVKGFVTTVGGETSHAAILARTMGLPALVMTPLDIAKIKEGEQLIIDGLSSIIIGNPSSSELDKYAHKILEYNEYERELFALKNQDAKTKDGIKISLKANIGTPTDVFYVNKYGLDGIGLFRTEFLYMESVKPPTEDEQFEAYKRVVDTIEKKGVVTIRTLDIGGDKEIPYFKFPKEDNPFLGYRALRMYMDYEDLIQSQFNAIFRASHYGKIRIMVPMLTRYEELDIVNYFINKAKTNLKSRNLPFDENLEVGCMIEVPSAALMASDFADKLDFFSIGTNDLTQYTLAVDRGNQKISNLYDKYNPAVLRLIKNVLDAGNNFDIDVSVCGELGGDEAGALILIGLGFRSLSMVPSASLRIKYLLSKYTMSDLSELASKVLNSKSELETLKFLDKYIGD
- a CDS encoding consevred protein, whose amino-acid sequence is MRGVKVYYPENFNTLVNLFKEDSNNYIVYNEIDFHKNAEIFMKNEISDNFFIINNFERFNKVSLKSNFLEMGPCVTYDTILQFGERNIPRLFYEFISRLNDRIYLNSINIANGFYYKNTVFDLYPLLLSLDAQLEFKNILTKKTYTYNAYSINRDDYIQSRHTLFLSKLKFPITNLWNKSFCSRIFVDTFSFDILEEANIIFICVLLNIKRDIISDFLMKIFYNDKVITLRDFQVLLLNKSLPLSLIEIEDSLKMLDKNIRDVKNFSLGERSLRLIKNFYFDILSSF
- a CDS encoding HPr family phosphocarrier protein, producing MVKKEATINAVNGLHVRPASTFVKKAKEYASDITIEADGKSVSGKSLFRLQTLELSSGKKLVVCADGDDEEKAVTELVELIESFKE
- a CDS encoding coiled-coil domain-containing protein is translated as MSKKILSMLSKTFMLLSCTLLFGESKKNITHYIMNHSKVYIPKEDLSEDFDNEEEIIYHKKNEISKDNNSNAPSKKSNKFKVSDNRKTRNNILTNEELQYPQSLNTKNFYSEQENIDDWFIKDIDNLKLRIENYEKKIENIENLLSHTNIKSIKNKNEEYEILTKSLKEIIEKIKNLINTKENLFNHAPQSKNNHYNNDQEYEENQNEYISNEEYNYPPEKNTYDMHAQEQEYFNSETQILSELDNKINNNKDTLNNNTHKLSELDNKINNNKDTLNNNTHKLSELDNKINNNKDTLNNNTHKLSELDNKINNNKDTINNNTHKLSELDNKINNNKDTINNNTHKLSELGDKINNNKDTLNNNTHKLNELGDKINNNKDTLNNNTHKLSELDDKINNNKDTLNNNTHKLSELDDKINNNKDTLNNNTHKLSELDDKINNNKDTLNNNTHKLSELDDKINNNKDTLNNNTHKLSELDDKINNNKDTLLAFQKELIDLKNNHDTSLKNIENNLSSIEKVINALKDKIDKNAELYEENKDTIQQKQDKINILNEKLMNNENAILTLKEEFTKYKNKDLFTHDNGESQYTKKEFYPNNEKKIHKSSVIKTAEFTIYPDTHSNNYNFKDQSSEFDFKKSNGYYIEIEPTKNLYRAQEIYKLIPKYNVKTHFINPSLKHKEKFFRNLIKIEHANEIGTLYKNLASEFKKIRIIK